A DNA window from Leishmania panamensis strain MHOM/PA/94/PSC-1 chromosome 27 sequence contains the following coding sequences:
- a CDS encoding heat shock protein DNAJ, putative (TriTrypDB/GeneDB-style sysID: LpmP.27.2430), translating into MVKETGYYNALGVSPDAGEDEIKRAYRKLALKYHPDKNTEPGAQEKFKEVSVAYECLSDPEKRKRYDQFGKDAVEMQGGGVDPSDIFASFFGGGGRPRGEPKPKDIVHELPVPLEAFYCGKTIKLAITRDRLCSQCNGTGSKVAGVSATCKDCGGRGVRMVTRQLQPGFIQQIQTACPACKGKGTSLREEDKCLSCRGQQIHKDKKVFEVVVEKGMHRGDSVTFSGEGDQIPSVKLSGDIIIILDQKPHPNFIRKGNHLLMEHTISLAEALTGFSLNITQLDGRELAVSSSAGTVIDPATMYSVNREGMPVAHTGGMERGDLILHFRVVFPKTLRPTAVPELRKMLGYPQQPPTKDGAETHTLQESHVDLEKEARRNAYDDDGDQPRVQTAGCAQQ; encoded by the coding sequence ATGGTGAAGGAGACCGGCTATTACAACGCCCTCGGCGTGAGCCCCGACGCGGGCGAGGATGAGATCAAGCGCGCCTACCGCAAGCTGGCGCTTAAGTACCATCCGGACAAGAATACCGAACCTGGTGCGCAGGAGAAGTTCAAAGAGGTGTCGGTCGCGTACGAGTGCCTGTCGGACCCCGAAAAGCGCAAGCGCTATGACCAGTTCGGCAAGGACGCGGTGGAGATGcagggcggcggtgtcgaccCGAGCGACATCTTCGCGAGTTTCTttggaggtggtggccgccCGCGCGGCGAGCCGAAGCCGAAGGACATTGTGCACgagctgccggtgccgctggaggCCTTTTACTGCGGCAAGACCATCAAGCTCGCCATCACCCGCGACCGGCTGTGCTCACAGTGCAACGGCACCGGGTCCAAGGTGGCTGGCGTGAGTGCCACATGCAAGGACTGCGGTGGCCGAGGTGTGCGGATGGTGACTCGCCAGCTACAGCCCGGGTTTATTCAGCAGATACAAACTGCGTGCCCGGCGTGCAAGGGCAAGGGCACAAGCctgcgagaggaggacaagTGTCTCAGCTGCCGTGGCCAGCAGATCCACAAGGACAAGAAGGTGttcgaggtggtggtggagaagggcaTGCACCGTGGCGACAGCGTCACCTTCAGCGGGGAGGGTGACCAGATCCCTAGCGTCAAGCTCTCCGGCGACATCATCATCATTCTGGACCAGAAGCCGCACCCGAACTTCATCCGCAAGGGCAACCACCTCCTCATGGAGCACACCATCTCCCTCGCTGAGGCCCTCACTGGCTTTTCACTGAACATTACGCAGCTCGACGGCCGCGAGCTagccgtctcctcctccgccggcACCGTCATCGACCCTGCTACTATGTACAGCGTGAACCGCGAGGGTATGCCTGTCGCACACACTGGCGGCATGGAGCGCGGCGACCTCATCCTCCACTTCCGCGTCGTCTTTCCCAAGACGCTGCGGCCGACGGCCgtgccggagctgcgcaagatgCTCGGCtacccgcagcagccgccgaCCAAGGACGGTGCcgagacgcacacgctgcaggagTCGCACGTCGATCTGGAAAAGGAGGCACGCCGCAACGCCtacgacgacgatggcgaccAGCCGCGCGTGCAGACGGCCGGCTGCGCGCAGCAGTGA